One part of the Streptomyces lienomycini genome encodes these proteins:
- the guaB gene encoding IMP dehydrogenase — MTANVDGVPEKFATLGLTYDDVLLLPGASAVLPNAVDTSSRISRNVRVNIPLLSAAMDKVTESRMAISMARQGGVGVLHRNLSIEDQANQVDLVKRSESGMVANPITIHPDATLDEADALCAKFRISGVPVTDGAGRLLGIVTNRDMAFETDRSRQVREVMTPMPLVTGQVGISGVDAMELLRRHKIEKLPLVDGDGILKGLITVKDFVKAEQYPHAAKDAKGRLLVGAAVGASPEALDRAQALAEAGVDFLVVDTSHGHNSNALSWMSKIKSSVGVDVVGGNVATRDGAQALIDAGVDGIKVGVGPGSICTTRVVAGIGVPQVTAIYEASLAARAAGVPLIGDGGLQYSGDIGKALAAGADTVMLGSLLAGCEESPGELQFINGKQFKSYRGMGSLGAMQSRGQGRSYSKDRYFQAEVASDDKLVPEGIEGQVPYRGPLANVLHQLVGGLRQTMGYVGAATIEEMESKGRFVRITSAGLKESHPHDIQMTVEAPNYSRSK, encoded by the coding sequence ATGACTGCCAACGTCGACGGAGTGCCCGAGAAATTCGCGACACTCGGGCTGACCTACGACGACGTGCTGCTGCTGCCGGGCGCCTCCGCGGTGCTTCCGAACGCGGTCGACACCTCGTCCCGCATCTCCCGCAACGTGCGGGTCAACATCCCGCTGCTCTCCGCGGCCATGGACAAGGTGACCGAGTCCCGGATGGCCATCTCCATGGCCCGCCAGGGCGGTGTCGGCGTCCTGCACCGCAACCTGTCCATCGAGGACCAGGCCAACCAGGTCGACCTGGTGAAGCGCTCCGAGTCCGGCATGGTGGCCAACCCCATCACCATCCACCCGGACGCCACGCTCGACGAGGCCGACGCCCTGTGCGCCAAGTTCCGCATCAGCGGCGTCCCGGTCACCGACGGCGCGGGCAGGCTGCTCGGCATCGTCACCAACCGCGACATGGCCTTCGAGACCGACCGCTCCCGGCAGGTGCGCGAGGTCATGACGCCGATGCCGCTGGTCACCGGCCAGGTCGGCATCTCCGGCGTGGACGCCATGGAGCTGCTGCGCCGCCACAAGATCGAGAAGCTGCCGCTGGTCGACGGCGACGGCATCCTCAAGGGCCTGATCACGGTCAAGGACTTCGTCAAGGCCGAGCAGTACCCGCACGCCGCGAAGGACGCCAAGGGCCGCCTGCTCGTCGGCGCCGCCGTGGGCGCCAGCCCCGAGGCCCTCGACCGTGCCCAGGCGCTCGCCGAGGCCGGGGTGGACTTCCTCGTCGTCGACACCTCGCACGGCCACAACAGCAACGCGCTGAGCTGGATGTCGAAGATCAAGTCCAGCGTCGGCGTCGACGTCGTCGGCGGCAACGTCGCCACCCGCGACGGCGCCCAGGCCCTGATCGACGCCGGTGTCGACGGCATCAAGGTCGGCGTCGGCCCCGGCTCCATCTGCACCACCCGTGTCGTCGCCGGCATCGGCGTCCCGCAGGTCACCGCGATCTACGAGGCATCCCTCGCCGCCCGCGCCGCCGGGGTGCCCCTCATCGGCGACGGCGGCCTCCAGTACTCCGGCGACATCGGCAAGGCGCTCGCCGCCGGTGCCGACACCGTGATGCTGGGCAGCCTGCTGGCGGGCTGCGAGGAGTCGCCGGGCGAGCTGCAGTTCATCAACGGCAAGCAGTTCAAGTCGTACCGCGGCATGGGCTCGCTGGGCGCCATGCAGTCCCGCGGCCAGGGCCGGTCGTACTCGAAGGACCGGTACTTCCAGGCCGAGGTCGCCTCCGACGACAAGCTCGTGCCCGAGGGCATCGAGGGCCAGGTCCCCTACCGGGGCCCGCTCGCCAACGTCCTGCACCAGCTCGTCGGCGGCCTGCGCCAGACCATGGGCTACGTGGGCGCCGCCACCATCGAGGAGATGGAGTCCAAGGGCCGCTTCGTCCGGATCACCTCGGCGGGCCTCAAGGAGAGCCACCCGCACGACATCCAGATGACGGTCGAGGCGCCGAACTACAGCCGCAGCAAGTAA
- a CDS encoding GuaB3 family IMP dehydrogenase-related protein, whose protein sequence is MTEIEIGRGKRGRRAYAFDDIAVVPSRRTRDPKEVSIAWQIDAYRFELPFLAAPMDSVVSPATAIRIGELGGLGVLNLEGLWTRHEDPQPLLDEVVGLDAETATRRLQEIYAAPIKEELIGQRIKEVRDSGVVTAAALSPQRTAQFSKAVVDAGVDIFVIRGTTVSAEHVSGSHEPLNLKQFIYELDVPVIVGGCATYTAALHLMRTGAAGVLVGFGGGAAHTTRNVLGIQVPMATAVADVAAARRDYMDESGGRYVHVIADGGVGWSGDLPKAIACGADSVMMGSPLARATDAPGKGHHWGMEAVNEELPRGQKVDLGTVGTIEEVLTGPSRTPDGSMNFFGALRRAMATTGYSELKEFQRVEVTVADSQHRR, encoded by the coding sequence GTGACTGAGATCGAGATCGGGCGCGGCAAGCGCGGCCGCCGGGCGTACGCCTTCGACGACATCGCCGTCGTCCCCAGCCGCCGTACGCGGGACCCGAAGGAGGTCTCGATCGCCTGGCAGATCGACGCCTACCGCTTCGAGCTGCCGTTCCTGGCCGCTCCCATGGACTCGGTCGTCTCCCCGGCCACCGCCATCCGCATCGGCGAGCTGGGCGGCCTCGGCGTCCTCAACCTGGAAGGGCTCTGGACCCGGCACGAGGACCCGCAGCCGCTGCTCGACGAGGTCGTCGGCCTCGACGCGGAGACCGCGACCCGCCGCCTCCAGGAGATCTACGCGGCTCCCATCAAGGAGGAGCTGATCGGGCAGCGCATCAAGGAGGTGCGCGACTCGGGCGTGGTCACCGCCGCCGCGCTCTCCCCGCAGCGCACCGCCCAGTTCTCCAAGGCCGTCGTGGACGCGGGCGTCGACATCTTCGTCATCCGCGGCACCACCGTCTCCGCGGAGCACGTCTCCGGCTCGCACGAGCCGCTGAACCTGAAGCAGTTCATCTACGAACTCGACGTCCCGGTGATCGTCGGCGGCTGCGCCACCTACACCGCCGCCCTGCACCTGATGCGCACCGGCGCCGCGGGCGTCCTCGTCGGCTTCGGCGGCGGCGCCGCCCACACCACACGCAACGTGCTGGGCATCCAGGTGCCCATGGCCACCGCGGTCGCCGACGTGGCCGCCGCCCGCCGGGACTACATGGACGAGTCCGGCGGCCGGTACGTCCACGTCATCGCCGACGGCGGCGTCGGCTGGTCCGGCGACCTGCCCAAGGCCATCGCCTGCGGCGCGGACTCCGTGATGATGGGCTCCCCGCTGGCCCGCGCGACCGACGCGCCGGGCAAGGGGCACCACTGGGGGATGGAGGCCGTCAACGAGGAGCTGCCGCGCGGCCAGAAGGTCGACCTCGGCACGGTCGGCACCATCGAGGAGGTCCTCACCGGCCCGTCCCGCACCCCGGACGGCTCGATGAACTTCTTCGGCGCCCTGCGCCGCGCCATGGCCACCACCGGCTACAGCGAGCTGAAGGAGTTCCAGCGCGTCGAGGTCACGGTCGCGGACTCGCAGCACCGGCGGTAG
- a CDS encoding serine/threonine-protein kinase, whose amino-acid sequence MSEAERAGTSRTDKSARLLAGRYRLGDVLGRGGMGTVWRAEDETLGRTVAVKELRFPGNIDEEEKRRLITRTLREAKAIARIRNNSAVTVYDVVEEDDRPWIVMELVEGKSLAEAIREDGLLEPKRAAEVGLAVLDVLRSAHREGILHRDVKPSNVLIAEDGRVVLTDFGIAQVEGDPSITSTGMLVGAPSYISPERARGHKPGPAADLWSLGGLLYAAVEGTPPYDRGSAIATLTAVMTENLEEPKNAGPLRDVIYGLLNKDPAQRLDDAGARAMLNKVLHAPDEAAEPLDATKVVPLPAQPDERRRRGGAAGVGGKRTEEAGERLRGALRSVRKAAVGTGAAGAAAASRTKPGDGGRTAPGAAGTTAAPGTAATGTAGTAPVAPPPRRTGPGTGPGTRPGGVAAGSAAGAPNAHERPRSSGWPVVPPPDLPTRSAPRAPLTDVVPRRTLIIIAVVVALAVLGTVLALTLGGGDDDQGAEGGSGGNAVASTGPSGDTRQDRGSGTGTDGSASEPAGGADASGAADAGASASGEAGSESDDAGKSDDDEGVAATHQGGQGYRIGLPEGWKFASTGSSGDRFTGPGGQKLLVAWTSTPKGDPVADWKNQERYMVRSNYAKIRIEKVGYRGWNAADWEFTYTDGGTKYRTVDRGFVVNDHQGYALMYTAKADDWGGDLRRDTWRTLSKTFAPKS is encoded by the coding sequence ATGTCGGAGGCGGAGCGGGCGGGGACATCCCGTACGGACAAGAGCGCACGTCTCCTCGCCGGGCGGTACCGGCTGGGAGACGTGCTCGGCCGCGGCGGCATGGGGACGGTGTGGCGTGCCGAGGACGAGACCCTCGGACGCACGGTCGCCGTCAAGGAGCTGCGGTTCCCGGGGAACATCGACGAGGAGGAGAAGCGGCGCCTGATCACGCGCACGCTGCGCGAGGCCAAGGCGATCGCGCGGATCCGCAACAACAGCGCCGTCACGGTCTACGACGTCGTCGAGGAGGACGACCGGCCGTGGATCGTGATGGAACTCGTCGAGGGCAAGTCGCTCGCCGAGGCCATCCGTGAGGACGGTCTGCTGGAGCCGAAGCGCGCCGCCGAGGTCGGCCTCGCCGTCCTGGACGTGCTGCGCTCCGCGCACCGCGAGGGCATCCTGCACCGCGACGTGAAGCCGTCGAACGTGCTGATCGCCGAGGACGGCCGGGTCGTCCTCACCGACTTCGGCATCGCCCAGGTCGAGGGCGACCCCTCCATCACCTCCACCGGCATGCTCGTCGGCGCCCCCTCCTACATCTCCCCGGAGCGCGCCCGCGGTCACAAGCCCGGCCCGGCCGCCGACCTCTGGTCGCTGGGCGGACTGCTGTACGCCGCCGTCGAGGGCACCCCGCCCTACGACCGGGGCTCGGCGATCGCGACGCTCACCGCCGTGATGACGGAGAACCTGGAGGAGCCGAAGAACGCCGGCCCGCTGCGGGACGTCATCTACGGGCTGCTCAACAAGGACCCCGCCCAGCGGCTCGACGACGCGGGCGCCCGCGCGATGCTCAACAAGGTCCTTCACGCCCCGGACGAGGCGGCCGAACCGCTCGACGCCACCAAGGTCGTGCCGCTGCCCGCGCAGCCGGACGAGCGCAGGCGCCGCGGCGGTGCCGCGGGCGTCGGCGGCAAGCGGACCGAGGAGGCCGGGGAGCGGCTGCGCGGGGCGCTGCGTTCCGTGCGCAAGGCCGCGGTCGGGACCGGTGCCGCCGGTGCGGCGGCGGCCTCGCGGACCAAGCCGGGCGACGGCGGCAGGACGGCGCCGGGAGCCGCGGGCACGACCGCCGCCCCCGGGACCGCCGCCACGGGGACCGCCGGGACGGCCCCCGTCGCACCACCGCCGCGGCGAACGGGGCCGGGCACGGGACCGGGTACCCGTCCCGGTGGCGTCGCGGCCGGTTCCGCCGCCGGTGCGCCGAACGCCCATGAACGGCCGCGCAGTTCCGGCTGGCCCGTCGTGCCGCCGCCGGACCTGCCGACCCGGTCCGCGCCCCGTGCGCCGCTCACCGACGTGGTGCCCCGCCGCACGCTGATCATCATCGCGGTGGTCGTGGCGCTGGCCGTGCTCGGCACCGTCCTGGCCCTCACCCTCGGCGGTGGCGACGACGACCAGGGCGCCGAGGGCGGCAGCGGCGGCAACGCCGTGGCGTCCACCGGGCCGAGCGGCGACACCCGGCAGGACCGGGGAAGCGGCACCGGCACCGACGGTTCCGCCTCCGAACCGGCGGGCGGCGCGGACGCGAGCGGTGCCGCGGACGCCGGTGCGAGCGCGTCCGGCGAGGCCGGGAGCGAGTCGGACGACGCCGGGAAGTCCGACGACGACGAGGGCGTGGCCGCCACCCACCAGGGCGGCCAGGGTTACCGCATCGGGCTGCCGGAGGGCTGGAAGTTCGCCTCCACCGGCTCCTCGGGCGACCGGTTCACCGGCCCCGGCGGGCAGAAGCTCCTGGTCGCCTGGACCTCGACGCCCAAGGGCGACCCGGTCGCCGACTGGAAGAACCAGGAGCGGTACATGGTCCGCTCGAACTACGCGAAGATCCGCATAGAGAAGGTGGGCTACCGGGGCTGGAACGCGGCGGACTGGGAGTTCACCTACACGGACGGTGGCACCAAGTACCGCACCGTGGACCGCGGCTTCGTCGTCAACGACCACCAGGGCTACGCGCTCATGTACACCGCGAAGGCCGACGACTGGGGCGGCGACCTGCGCCGGGACACCTGGCGGACCCTGTCGAAGACCTTCGCACCCAAGTCCTGA
- a CDS encoding WhiB family transcriptional regulator codes for MADFSRLPGPNADLWDWQLLAACRGVDSSLFFHPEGERGAARSARENSAKEVCMRCPVRAECAAHALAVREPYGVWGGLTEDEREELMGRARNRLVAAASASAGGDAATPH; via the coding sequence ATGGCAGATTTCTCCCGCCTTCCCGGACCGAACGCGGACCTGTGGGACTGGCAGCTCCTGGCTGCGTGCCGCGGAGTGGACAGCTCGCTCTTCTTCCATCCGGAGGGCGAACGCGGTGCGGCGCGGAGTGCTCGCGAGAACTCGGCCAAGGAGGTCTGCATGAGGTGCCCGGTCCGCGCCGAGTGCGCGGCGCACGCGCTGGCGGTGCGCGAGCCGTACGGCGTGTGGGGCGGGCTGACCGAGGACGAGCGGGAAGAGCTGATGGGACGGGCCCGCAACCGCCTGGTGGCGGCGGCATCGGCGTCGGCCGGCGGGGACGCGGCCACGCCCCACTGA
- a CDS encoding glycerol-3-phosphate dehydrogenase/oxidase — MRTATLGPEQRAESLAAMAERELDVLVVGAGVVGAGTALDAVTRGLSVGLVEARDWASGTSSRSSKLIHGGLRYLEMLDFVLVREALKERGLLLERLAPHLVKPVPFLYPLQHKGWERLYAGSGVALYDAMSMARGHGRGLPLHRHLSRRHALRVAPALKKDALVGALQYYDAQMDDARFVATLVRTAAAYGAKVANRARVTSFLREGERVVGARVRDVEAGGEYEVRAKQVVNATGVWTDDTQAMVGERGQFHVRASKGIHLVVPKDRIHSSTGLILRTEKSVLFVIPWGRHWIIGTTDTDWDLDKAHPAASSADIDYLLEHVNSVLSVPLTRDDVEGVYAGLRPLLAGESDATSKLSREHTVAHPVPGLVVVAGGKYTTYRVMAKDAVDEAVHGLDLRVADCVTEETPLLGAEGYQAMWNARARIAARTGLHVVRVEHLLNRYGALAEELLELVAADPSLGEPLTGADDYLRAEVVYAASHEGARHLDDVLTRRTRISIETFDRGTRCAREAAELMAPVLGWDKGQVEREVQHYEKRVEAERESQRQPDDLTADAARLGAPDIAAR; from the coding sequence GTGAGGACAGCGACCCTTGGGCCGGAGCAGCGCGCCGAGTCGCTCGCCGCCATGGCCGAGCGCGAGCTCGACGTCCTGGTGGTGGGCGCGGGCGTGGTCGGTGCCGGCACCGCGCTCGACGCGGTGACGCGCGGCCTGTCCGTGGGCCTGGTCGAGGCCCGGGACTGGGCCTCGGGCACCTCCAGCAGGTCCAGCAAGCTGATCCACGGGGGCCTGCGCTATCTGGAGATGCTCGACTTCGTCCTCGTGCGGGAGGCGCTGAAGGAGCGCGGGCTGCTCCTCGAACGGCTCGCGCCGCACCTGGTGAAGCCGGTGCCCTTCCTGTACCCGCTCCAGCACAAGGGCTGGGAGCGGCTGTACGCGGGCTCCGGCGTCGCGCTCTACGACGCCATGTCGATGGCCCGCGGCCACGGCCGGGGGCTGCCCCTGCACCGGCACCTGAGCCGCCGTCACGCCCTGCGCGTGGCACCCGCGCTGAAGAAGGACGCGCTGGTCGGGGCGTTGCAGTACTACGACGCCCAGATGGACGACGCCCGCTTCGTGGCCACGCTGGTGCGCACCGCGGCGGCGTACGGCGCCAAGGTCGCCAACCGCGCCCGGGTCACCTCCTTCCTGCGCGAGGGCGAACGCGTGGTCGGCGCGCGGGTGCGGGACGTCGAGGCGGGCGGCGAGTACGAGGTCCGCGCCAAGCAGGTGGTGAACGCGACGGGGGTGTGGACCGACGACACCCAGGCGATGGTGGGCGAGCGCGGCCAGTTCCACGTGCGGGCCTCCAAGGGCATCCACCTGGTCGTGCCCAAGGACCGCATCCACTCCAGCACCGGTCTGATCCTGCGCACCGAGAAGTCCGTGCTCTTCGTCATCCCCTGGGGCCGGCACTGGATCATCGGCACCACCGACACCGACTGGGACCTCGACAAGGCCCACCCGGCCGCCTCCAGCGCCGACATCGACTACCTGCTGGAACACGTCAACTCCGTGCTGTCGGTGCCCCTCACCCGCGACGACGTCGAGGGCGTGTACGCCGGACTGCGCCCGCTGCTGGCCGGCGAGTCCGACGCCACCAGCAAGCTGTCGCGCGAGCACACCGTCGCCCACCCGGTGCCCGGCCTGGTCGTCGTGGCGGGCGGCAAGTACACGACGTACCGGGTGATGGCCAAGGACGCCGTGGACGAGGCGGTGCACGGGCTGGACCTGCGGGTCGCCGACTGCGTCACCGAGGAGACCCCGCTGCTCGGCGCCGAGGGCTACCAGGCGATGTGGAACGCGCGGGCCCGGATCGCCGCGCGCACCGGGCTGCACGTGGTGCGCGTGGAACATCTGCTGAACCGTTACGGCGCGTTGGCGGAGGAACTGCTCGAACTCGTCGCCGCCGACCCCTCCCTGGGCGAGCCGCTCACCGGCGCCGACGACTACCTGCGCGCCGAGGTCGTCTACGCCGCCTCGCACGAGGGCGCGCGGCACCTGGACGACGTACTGACCCGGCGCACCCGCATCTCCATCGAGACCTTCGACCGGGGCACGCGCTGCGCCCGCGAGGCCGCCGAACTGATGGCGCCGGTGCTCGGCTGGGACAAGGGGCAGGTCGAACGGGAGGTCCAGCACTACGAGAAGCGGGTCGAGGCCGAACGGGAGTCGCAGCGCCAGCCGGACGACCTGACGGCCGACGCGGCCCGGCTGGGAGCGCCGGACATCGCCGCACGGTAG
- a CDS encoding nucleotide sugar dehydrogenase, with the protein MPADLAVIGLGPYGLPLAQAAVAAGIPTLGYRTGPEADPLTPAEVRRMLATGFRTPAGPTGPAELGRVRTAVICAPTPPGADGGLDLTQVETAARTLAAHMRPHTTVILESPVRPGTTEDFLRPLLEQGSGLRAGRDFHLAYSPSRVDPGNRDFTPATTPKVIGGLTPACTESAAAFYSRLTDKVVRARGPREAETVQLLETNFRHVNIALVNEMAVLCDDLGVDLWDVLRCAETKPFGFQAFRPGPGVGGHSVAQDLTGRAPHSLRMVELAQQVNAQMPRYVVQRAAALLNEHGKSARGARILLLGVTYKADLADQQATPAEEIATRLMSMGAAVSYHDPHIPSWNVADRPVPRADSLYEAAADADLTILLQQHRTYDLQGLSVKAQLLLDTRGATPTGAAHRL; encoded by the coding sequence ATGCCCGCAGATCTCGCCGTCATCGGACTCGGCCCGTACGGCCTGCCGCTGGCCCAGGCCGCCGTCGCCGCCGGCATCCCCACCCTCGGCTACCGCACCGGCCCCGAGGCCGACCCGCTCACGCCCGCCGAGGTGCGCCGGATGCTCGCCACGGGCTTCCGCACCCCGGCCGGACCGACCGGACCGGCCGAGCTGGGCCGGGTCCGCACCGCCGTCATCTGCGCGCCCACCCCGCCGGGCGCGGACGGCGGCCTGGACCTCACCCAGGTGGAGACCGCGGCCCGCACCCTCGCCGCCCACATGCGCCCGCACACCACCGTCATCCTGGAGTCGCCGGTGCGGCCCGGCACGACGGAGGACTTCCTGCGCCCGCTCCTGGAGCAGGGCTCCGGGCTGCGCGCCGGCCGCGACTTCCACCTCGCCTACTCCCCCAGCCGCGTCGACCCCGGCAACCGCGACTTCACCCCGGCCACCACCCCGAAGGTCATCGGCGGCCTCACCCCCGCCTGCACCGAGTCGGCCGCCGCCTTCTACAGCCGCCTCACCGACAAGGTGGTCCGCGCGCGGGGCCCGCGGGAGGCGGAGACGGTGCAACTCCTGGAGACCAACTTCCGGCACGTGAACATCGCCCTGGTCAACGAGATGGCCGTGCTCTGCGACGACCTCGGCGTCGACCTGTGGGACGTCCTGCGCTGCGCGGAGACCAAGCCCTTCGGCTTCCAAGCCTTCCGCCCCGGCCCCGGCGTCGGCGGCCACTCCGTCGCCCAGGACCTGACCGGCCGGGCCCCGCACAGCCTGCGCATGGTGGAGCTGGCCCAGCAGGTCAACGCCCAGATGCCCCGCTACGTCGTCCAGCGCGCCGCCGCCCTCCTCAACGAGCACGGCAAGTCCGCGCGCGGCGCCCGCATCCTCCTCCTCGGCGTCACCTACAAGGCCGACCTCGCCGACCAGCAGGCCACCCCGGCCGAGGAGATCGCGACCCGCCTGATGTCGATGGGCGCCGCCGTGAGCTACCACGACCCGCACATCCCGTCCTGGAACGTCGCCGACCGCCCCGTCCCCCGCGCCGACTCCCTCTACGAGGCCGCCGCCGACGCCGACCTCACGATCCTGCTCCAGCAGCACCGCACGTACGACCTCCAGGGCCTGTCGGTCAAGGCCCAGCTCCTCCTGGACACGCGGGGCGCCACACCCACGGGGGCGGCGCACCGGTTGTGA
- a CDS encoding response regulator transcription factor, producing MTSVLVCDDSPLAREALRRAVATVPGVERVTTAANGEEVLRRWGADRSDLILMDVRMPGLGGVETVRRLLSADPGARIIMLTVAEDLDGVALAVAAGARGYLHKDASRAELRATVTQALADPTWRLAPRRLRSAEMGAAPTLTAREIQVLEGMSHGRSNAEIGRELFLSEDTVKTHARRLFKKLGASDRAHAVALGFRWGLVR from the coding sequence ATGACTTCCGTCCTCGTCTGCGACGACTCCCCGCTTGCCCGAGAGGCGCTGCGCCGCGCGGTCGCGACCGTGCCCGGCGTCGAGCGCGTGACGACGGCCGCCAACGGCGAGGAAGTCCTCCGCCGCTGGGGTGCCGACCGCTCGGACCTGATTCTGATGGACGTGCGCATGCCCGGCCTGGGCGGCGTCGAGACCGTCCGGCGGCTGCTGTCCGCCGACCCCGGTGCGCGCATCATCATGCTCACCGTCGCCGAGGACCTGGACGGCGTGGCCCTCGCGGTCGCCGCCGGTGCCCGCGGCTACCTGCACAAGGACGCCTCGCGCGCCGAACTGCGCGCCACCGTGACGCAGGCGCTCGCCGACCCGACCTGGCGGCTCGCCCCGCGCCGGCTGCGCTCGGCCGAGATGGGTGCCGCGCCCACGCTCACCGCGCGTGAGATCCAGGTCCTGGAAGGCATGAGCCACGGCCGCTCCAACGCGGAGATCGGCCGCGAGCTGTTCCTCTCCGAGGACACCGTCAAGACCCACGCCCGTCGGCTCTTCAAGAAGCTCGGCGCCTCGGACCGGGCGCACGCGGTGGCGCTCGGCTTCCGGTGGGGCCTGGTCCGCTAG
- a CDS encoding LysR family transcriptional regulator, which yields MIEARHLRVLRAVASTGSFSAAGRELGCTQPAVSQQMKALESSVGTPLLVRTGREMRLTQAGEALVRHAAGIIAGLTAAEEEVAAIAGLRAGRVRLVSFPSGSSTLVPTALAALRAAHPGTRVFLEEAEPPNSVELLREGDCDVALAFRYEGAAGAEEWDDLVVRPLLTDRLVALVPEAHRLARTEPDGSVAIGELAREAWIAGCPRCRGQLVEVCEGAGFTPRIDFATDDYPAVVGLVGAGLGVAVLPQLAVESVRPRGVRTVALEPAVRREIVALTLPDLAQVPAVAATLDELARAGARQPAAR from the coding sequence GTGATCGAGGCTCGTCATCTCCGCGTGCTGCGCGCCGTGGCATCGACCGGTTCCTTCTCCGCCGCCGGGCGCGAGCTGGGCTGCACCCAGCCCGCCGTCAGCCAGCAGATGAAGGCGCTGGAGTCCTCCGTCGGCACCCCCCTGCTCGTGCGCACCGGGCGCGAGATGCGGCTGACCCAGGCCGGCGAGGCGCTGGTGCGGCACGCCGCGGGGATCATCGCCGGGCTCACGGCCGCCGAGGAGGAGGTCGCCGCGATCGCCGGGCTGCGCGCCGGGCGGGTCCGGCTGGTCTCCTTCCCCAGCGGCAGCTCCACCCTCGTACCGACCGCGCTGGCCGCGCTGCGCGCCGCGCACCCCGGCACCCGGGTCTTCCTGGAGGAGGCCGAGCCGCCGAACTCCGTCGAGCTGCTGCGCGAGGGCGACTGCGACGTGGCGCTCGCCTTCCGCTACGAGGGAGCGGCGGGCGCGGAGGAGTGGGACGACCTCGTGGTACGCCCGCTGCTCACCGACCGGCTGGTGGCGCTGGTGCCCGAGGCGCACCGGCTCGCCCGTACGGAACCGGACGGGTCCGTGGCCATCGGGGAGCTGGCCAGGGAGGCCTGGATCGCGGGCTGCCCGCGCTGCCGCGGCCAGCTCGTCGAGGTGTGCGAAGGGGCCGGTTTCACCCCGCGCATCGACTTCGCGACCGACGACTACCCGGCGGTGGTCGGCCTGGTCGGCGCGGGACTGGGGGTGGCCGTCCTGCCCCAGCTCGCCGTCGAGTCCGTACGGCCCCGGGGTGTGCGCACGGTCGCGCTGGAGCCGGCCGTACGACGGGAGATCGTGGCGCTCACCCTCCCCGACCTGGCCCAGGTGCCGGCGGTGGCGGCCACCCTGGACGAGCTGGCCCGGGCGGGCGCGCGCCAGCCCGCGGCACGCTGA
- a CDS encoding sigma-70 family RNA polymerase sigma factor produces MRDDEAPPNQGTVGGLVHRAVDGDEQATHDLLAHVHPLALRYCRTRLSRLPGDARHFVEDLAQEVCVAVLLALPRYKDTGRPFEAFVFAIAAHKVADLQRAAMRHPGSTVVPSDEMPERPDDSLGPEERALLNSDAAWAKKLLANLPENQRELLLLRIAVGLTAEETGQMLGMSPGAVRVAQHRALSRLRALAEQ; encoded by the coding sequence ATGCGTGACGACGAGGCGCCCCCGAACCAGGGGACGGTCGGTGGGCTCGTCCACCGCGCCGTCGACGGGGACGAGCAGGCCACGCACGACCTGCTCGCCCATGTCCACCCCCTGGCGCTGCGCTACTGCCGTACGCGCCTGTCCCGGCTGCCCGGCGACGCCCGGCACTTCGTCGAGGACCTCGCCCAGGAGGTCTGCGTCGCGGTGCTGCTCGCGCTGCCCCGCTACAAGGACACCGGACGCCCCTTCGAGGCGTTCGTCTTCGCCATCGCCGCCCACAAGGTCGCCGACCTGCAGCGCGCCGCGATGCGTCACCCCGGTTCCACGGTCGTCCCCTCCGACGAGATGCCCGAGCGGCCGGACGACTCGCTGGGCCCCGAGGAGCGGGCACTGCTCAACAGCGACGCCGCCTGGGCCAAGAAGCTGCTGGCCAACCTGCCAGAGAACCAGCGCGAGCTGCTCCTGCTGCGCATCGCGGTCGGGCTCACGGCCGAGGAGACCGGACAGATGTTGGGAATGTCACCGGGAGCCGTGCGGGTCGCCCAGCACCGGGCGCTCAGTCGGCTGCGGGCGCTGGCCGAGCAGTAG